In Xiphias gladius isolate SHS-SW01 ecotype Sanya breed wild chromosome 16, ASM1685928v1, whole genome shotgun sequence, a genomic segment contains:
- the serpine3 gene encoding probable serpin E3, producing MRRLPLASLFLCFWLVERSHCNGSLQDSMGEMHTRFAVSLYQTLTETENNSNLIVSPVSVSLSLGLLQLGARGNTLAQLEGTLGYNVNDAQVQDFLLHSQGDMSNTSQGMWLQQTCTLFIQNGVQLLTDFKQHAAAWANTSVVRTNFSQPNHTRSQPERSGHNNDDKWPLQAGSSSGELSGSGEAQAEALWWGHRLQMALVNTVAFRGVWQKQFLFTNTQNLPFTLSDGTAIKVPMLYQATEVSFGQFRTASDQRYTVLELPYLGHSLSLQVILPSERKTPLSSLDSQLNARQVASWDAGLRRTKMDIFLPRFRMQNKFNLRSVLPAMGISDAFNPTAADFTGISVEEGLYVSDAFHEVRIEVTEDGTKAAAATAMVLLKRSRAPVFKADRPFLFLLRQINTGSVLFMGRVMNPADQAP from the exons ATGCGTCGCCTGCCCCTGGCTTCGCTCTTCCTTTGCTTCTGGTTGGTGGAGAGAAGCCACTGCAACGGCAGCCTCCAGGACAGCATGGGAGAGATGCACACCAGGTTCGCCGTCAGCCTCTACCAGACGCTCACCGAGACAGAGAACAACTCCAACCTGATCGTGTCTCCGGTGAGCGTCTCCTTGTCCCTGGGGCTGCTGCAGCTCGGCGCCAGGGGCAACACGCTGGCTCAGCTGGAGGGAACGCTGGGATACAATGTGAACG ATGCCCAGGTACAAGACTTCCTGTTGCACTCACAGGGTGACATGAGCAACACCAGCCAGGGGATGTGGCTGCAGCAGACCTGCACGTTATTCATCCAAAATGGTGTCCAGCTCCTGACTGACTTCAAACAACATGCAGCGGCTTGGGCCAACACCAGCGTGGTCCGAACCAACTTCAGCCAACCCAACCACACGCGCAGCCAGCCGGAGAGATCGGGCCACAACAACG ATGACAAGTGGCCCCTGcaggcaggaagcagcagcGGTGAGCTGTCGGGCTCGGGCGAGGCCCAGGCAGAGGCCCTGTGGTGGGGCCACCGGCTGCAGATGGCCCTGGTCAACACAGTGGCCTTCAGGGGTGTCTGGCAGAAGCAGTTCCTCTTCACCAACACCCAGAACCTGCCCTTTACCCTCTCTGATGGGACTGCCATCAAGGTGCCTATGTTGTATCAGGCTACAGAGGTCAGCTTTG GTCAGTTCAGGACAGCATCAGACCAGCGTTACACCGTGCTGGAGCTGCCGTACCTGGGCCACTCTCTCAGCCTGCAGGTGATCCTGCCCAGCGAGAGGAAGACACCGCTGTCCTCCCTCGACTCCCAGCTCAACGCTCGCCAGGTGGCGTCCTGGGACGCCGGCCTGCGCAGAACCAAGATGGACATTTTCCTACCCAG GTTCAGAATGCAGAACAAGTTCAACCTGAGGTCAGTGCTTCCCGCCATGGGCATCAGTGATGCTTTTAACCCAACGGCTGCTGATTTCACTGGAATATCAG TGGAGGAGGGTCTTTATGTGTCTGATGCCTTCCACGAAGTGAGAATAGAAGTCACAGAAGATGGGACAAAGGCCGCTGCTGCCACAG CTATGGTGCTACTCAAGCGATCTCGTGCCCCTGTGTTCAAGGCGGACCGGCCGTTCTTATTTCTGCTACGACAGATTAACACAG